Proteins encoded together in one Pseudomonas sp. Seg1 window:
- a CDS encoding GlxA family transcriptional regulator produces MTSFNSGAQPQNRAPQSIGFLLLDNFTLISLASAVEPLRMANQLSGRELYRWSTLTVDGGQVWASDGLQITPDASMHKAPPLDTVIVCGGIGIQRTVTREHVSWLQSQARQSKRLGAVCTGSWALACAGLLDGFDCSVHWECLAAMQEAFPRVAMSTRLFTLDRNRFTSSGGTAPLDMMLHLISRDHGRELSAAISEMFVYERIRNEQDHQRVPLKHMLGTNQPKLQEIVALMEANLEEPIDLDELAVYVAVSRRQLERLFQKYLHCSPSRYYLKLRLIRARQLLKQTPMSIIEVASVCGFVSTPHFSKCYREYFGIPPRDERVGSNTTQQVAMLPLPQAIVMSPLSGPMSALSQARNESTFASVRL; encoded by the coding sequence ATGACGTCGTTCAACTCCGGGGCCCAACCCCAGAACCGTGCGCCTCAATCCATCGGCTTTTTGCTGCTGGACAATTTCACGCTGATTTCCCTGGCCTCTGCGGTAGAACCGCTACGCATGGCCAATCAATTGTCCGGTCGTGAGCTGTATCGCTGGAGCACCCTCACCGTCGATGGCGGCCAGGTGTGGGCCAGTGACGGTCTGCAAATCACTCCCGATGCCTCCATGCACAAAGCCCCGCCCTTGGACACCGTGATTGTTTGCGGCGGGATCGGCATTCAGCGCACGGTTACCCGTGAACACGTCTCGTGGCTGCAAAGCCAGGCGCGCCAGTCCAAGCGCCTCGGCGCCGTGTGCACCGGCAGTTGGGCCTTGGCCTGCGCCGGCCTGCTCGACGGTTTCGATTGCAGCGTGCACTGGGAATGTCTGGCGGCGATGCAGGAAGCTTTCCCGCGCGTGGCGATGAGCACGCGCCTGTTCACCCTCGACCGTAACCGTTTCACCAGCTCTGGCGGCACCGCGCCGCTGGACATGATGCTGCACCTGATCAGCCGCGATCACGGCCGTGAACTGTCCGCCGCGATCTCGGAAATGTTTGTCTACGAACGTATCCGCAACGAGCAGGATCACCAGCGCGTGCCGCTCAAGCACATGCTCGGCACCAACCAGCCGAAGTTGCAGGAAATCGTCGCGCTGATGGAAGCCAACCTCGAAGAGCCAATCGACCTCGACGAACTGGCGGTGTACGTCGCCGTATCGCGTCGCCAGCTGGAGCGGCTGTTCCAGAAATACCTGCACTGCTCGCCGTCGCGCTACTACCTCAAGCTGCGCCTGATCCGCGCCCGGCAGTTGCTCAAGCAGACGCCGATGTCGATCATCGAAGTGGCTTCGGTGTGTGGTTTCGTCTCGACGCCGCACTTCTCCAAGTGCTACCGCGAATACTTCGGCATTCCGCCGCGTGACGAACGCGTAGGTTCCAACACCACCCAGCAAGTGGCGATGCTGCCGCTGCCGCAGGCGATTGTGATGTCGCCGCTGTCGGGGCCGATGTCGGCGTTGAGTCAGGCGCGTAACGAGTCGACGTTTGCCAGCGTAAGGCTGTAG
- the choV gene encoding choline ABC transporter ATP-binding protein codes for MSIIRFEDVDVIFSKDPREALKLLDQGMTRNEILKKTGQIVGVEKATLDINKGEICVLMGLSGSGKSSLLRCINGLNTVSRGKLFVEHENRQIDIASCTPAELKMMRTKRIAMVFQKFALMPWLTVRENISFGLEMQGRPEKERKKLVDEKLELVGLTQWRNKKPDELSGGMQQRVGLARALAMDADILLMDEPFSALDPLIRQGLQDELLELQRKLSKTIVFVSHDLDEALKLGSRIAIMKDGRIIQYSVPEEIVLTPADDYVRTFVAHTNPLNVLCGRSLMRTLDKCKRINGSVCLDPGGDSWLDLAEGNTIKGARQNGSVLNLQNWAPGQAVEGLERKPTLVDSNIGMRDALQIRYQTGNKLVLHDNNHVVGILGDSELYHALLGKNLG; via the coding sequence ATGAGCATAATTCGCTTCGAAGACGTCGACGTAATCTTCTCCAAGGATCCACGCGAGGCACTCAAGCTGCTGGATCAGGGCATGACCCGCAACGAGATCCTGAAAAAGACCGGGCAGATTGTCGGCGTGGAAAAAGCCACGCTGGACATCAATAAAGGCGAGATCTGCGTGCTGATGGGCCTCTCCGGTTCCGGCAAATCGAGCCTGCTGCGCTGCATCAACGGCCTCAACACCGTGAGCCGCGGCAAGCTGTTCGTCGAGCATGAAAACCGTCAGATCGACATTGCCTCCTGTACCCCCGCAGAGCTGAAAATGATGCGTACCAAACGCATCGCCATGGTGTTCCAGAAGTTCGCCCTGATGCCGTGGCTGACGGTGCGCGAGAACATCAGTTTCGGTCTGGAAATGCAGGGTCGCCCGGAGAAGGAACGCAAGAAACTGGTCGACGAAAAACTCGAACTGGTCGGCCTGACACAGTGGCGTAACAAGAAGCCGGATGAACTCTCCGGCGGCATGCAACAGCGCGTGGGCCTGGCGCGAGCATTGGCGATGGACGCCGACATTCTGTTGATGGACGAACCGTTTTCGGCACTCGACCCGTTGATCCGTCAGGGTCTGCAGGATGAATTGCTGGAACTGCAACGCAAGCTGAGCAAGACCATCGTCTTCGTGAGTCACGACCTTGATGAAGCGCTGAAACTCGGCAGCCGAATCGCAATCATGAAAGACGGCCGGATCATCCAGTACAGCGTGCCGGAAGAGATTGTGCTGACCCCTGCGGACGACTATGTGCGCACCTTCGTCGCGCACACCAATCCGCTCAACGTGCTCTGCGGTCGCAGCCTGATGCGCACGCTGGACAAGTGCAAACGCATCAACGGTTCGGTGTGTCTGGATCCGGGCGGCGACTCGTGGCTGGACCTGGCCGAAGGCAACACCATCAAGGGTGCGCGGCAGAACGGTTCGGTACTGAACCTGCAGAACTGGGCGCCGGGGCAAGCGGTGGAAGGGCTGGAGCGCAAGCCAACGCTGGTGGATTCGAATATCGGCATGCGTGATGCGTTGCAGATTCGTTATCAGACCGGCAACAAACTGGTGCTGCACGATAACAATCATGTGGTGGGGATCTTGGGCGACAGTGAGCTGTATCACGCGTTGCTGGGCAAGAACCTGGGGTAA
- a CDS encoding gamma-butyrobetaine dioxygenase, which translates to MHTAAAVADFRTYPLISALSGVQSLADRVAIEWADGRISPFHHVWLRDNCPCQHCVYSVTREQVFEIVDAVEDLKPVAAHIDTDGCLRIDWQDGHLSRFDPGWLRAHAYDDESRAERLAAKPKAYLWHNDLQLPVFEYSALMNDNGALLQWLIAVRDIGLTQVRGVPTEPGSLKQIAQRISFIRESNFGALFNVQSKADADSNAYTAFNLPLHTDLPTRELQPGLQFLHCLVNDAEGGESIFVDGFAIADALRSEDPASFQALCEIPVEFRNKDRHSDYRCLAPIIALDALGRVAEIRMANFLRGAFDTSVEQMPLLYRAYRRLIAMTREPRFRLMQRLNPGELWCFDNRRTLHARNAFDPATGARHFQGCYIDRDELLSRILVLQR; encoded by the coding sequence ATGCACACCGCTGCCGCTGTTGCCGATTTCCGTACTTATCCGTTGATCAGCGCGCTGAGCGGCGTGCAGAGTCTGGCGGATCGCGTTGCCATCGAGTGGGCTGACGGGCGCATCAGCCCGTTTCACCACGTCTGGCTGCGGGACAACTGTCCGTGTCAGCACTGCGTTTATAGTGTCACTCGCGAACAGGTCTTCGAAATTGTCGATGCTGTTGAAGACCTCAAGCCTGTCGCTGCACACATCGACACCGACGGCTGCCTGCGCATCGACTGGCAGGATGGCCACCTCAGTCGTTTCGATCCGGGCTGGTTGCGTGCGCATGCCTACGACGACGAATCACGCGCCGAACGTCTGGCCGCCAAGCCCAAGGCGTACCTGTGGCACAACGATCTGCAGTTGCCGGTATTCGAATATTCGGCGCTGATGAACGACAACGGCGCGTTGCTGCAATGGCTGATCGCTGTCCGCGACATCGGTCTGACCCAGGTGCGCGGCGTACCGACCGAACCGGGTTCGCTGAAGCAGATCGCGCAGCGCATTTCCTTCATTCGCGAAAGCAATTTCGGCGCGCTGTTCAACGTGCAATCCAAAGCCGACGCCGACAGTAACGCCTACACCGCTTTCAATCTGCCGCTGCACACGGATCTGCCCACCCGCGAGCTGCAACCGGGGCTGCAATTTCTGCATTGTCTGGTGAATGACGCCGAGGGTGGCGAGAGCATTTTTGTCGATGGCTTTGCGATTGCCGATGCATTGCGCAGCGAAGACCCGGCGTCGTTTCAGGCGCTATGCGAAATCCCCGTGGAGTTTCGCAACAAGGATCGCCACAGCGACTATCGGTGTCTCGCGCCGATCATCGCTTTGGATGCGCTGGGCCGGGTTGCGGAAATTCGCATGGCGAATTTTCTGCGCGGCGCGTTCGATACGTCGGTGGAGCAGATGCCGTTGCTCTATCGCGCCTATCGACGCTTGATCGCGATGACCCGCGAGCCACGGTTTCGGCTGATGCAGCGACTTAATCCGGGGGAGCTGTGGTGCTTCGATAACCGCCGCACCTTGCATGCGCGCAATGCGTTTGATCCGGCGACCGGGGCGCGGCATTTCCAGGGGTGCTACATCGATCGGGATGAGTTGTTGTCGCGGATTCTGGTGTTGCAACGCTAG
- a CDS encoding thioesterase family protein has translation MPTLTTYQTRIIPEWVDYNGHLRDAFYLLIFSYATDALMDRLGMDSNNREASGNSLFTLELHLNYLHEVKLDTDVEVRTQIIGHDSKRLHLYHSLHKAGEDQELAGNEQMLLHVDLSGPRSTPFSTDTLSHLQSIVAEQQDLPSPTYIGRVIALPPAR, from the coding sequence ATGCCCACCCTCACCACCTACCAAACCCGCATCATCCCCGAATGGGTCGACTACAACGGCCACCTGCGCGATGCCTTCTACCTGCTGATCTTCAGCTACGCCACCGACGCTCTGATGGATCGCCTCGGCATGGACAGCAACAACCGCGAAGCCAGCGGCAATTCGCTGTTCACCCTTGAACTGCACCTCAACTACCTGCACGAAGTGAAGCTCGATACCGACGTCGAAGTGCGCACGCAAATCATCGGCCACGACAGCAAACGCCTGCACCTCTATCACAGCCTGCACAAGGCTGGAGAGGATCAGGAACTGGCGGGCAACGAACAGATGCTGTTGCACGTTGACCTCTCAGGCCCACGCTCGACGCCTTTCAGCACGGACACCTTGAGCCATCTGCAAAGCATCGTCGCCGAGCAGCAAGACCTGCCCTCTCCCACCTACATCGGCCGCGTCATTGCCCTGCCACCCGCCCGGTAA
- a CDS encoding L-carnitine dehydrogenase yields the protein MSFITNIKTFAALGSGVIGSGWVARALAHGLDVVAWDPAPGAEAALRKRVANAWGALEKNGLAPGASQDRLRFVATIEECVCDADFIQESAPERLELKLDLHSKISAAAKADALIGSSTSGLLPSEFYESSTHPERCVVGHPFNPVYLLPLVEVVGGKNTAPEAIQAAMKVYESLGMRPLHVRKEVPGFIADRLLEALWREALHLVNDGVATTGEIDDAIRFGAGLRWSFMGTFLTYTLAGGDAGMRHFMSQFGPALQLPWTYLPAPELTDKLIDDVVDGTSEQLGRHSISALERYRDDCLLAVLEAVKITKEKHGMSFSE from the coding sequence ATGAGCTTTATCACCAACATCAAAACATTCGCCGCCCTCGGCAGCGGTGTCATCGGCAGCGGCTGGGTGGCCCGTGCCCTCGCCCATGGCCTCGACGTGGTGGCCTGGGACCCGGCGCCCGGCGCTGAAGCGGCACTGCGCAAACGCGTAGCCAATGCCTGGGGTGCGCTGGAGAAAAACGGTCTGGCGCCCGGCGCCTCGCAGGATCGTCTGCGTTTTGTCGCGACCATCGAAGAGTGCGTCTGTGATGCCGATTTCATTCAGGAAAGCGCCCCGGAACGACTGGAGCTGAAACTCGATCTGCACAGCAAAATCAGCGCGGCGGCCAAGGCCGATGCGCTGATTGGTTCGAGCACTTCGGGTCTGCTGCCGAGCGAGTTCTACGAGAGTTCGACGCATCCAGAGCGCTGCGTGGTCGGTCACCCGTTCAACCCGGTTTATCTGCTGCCATTGGTCGAAGTCGTGGGTGGCAAGAACACCGCGCCGGAAGCTATTCAGGCAGCGATGAAAGTCTACGAATCCCTCGGCATGCGCCCGTTGCACGTACGCAAGGAAGTGCCCGGTTTCATCGCCGACCGTTTGCTCGAAGCGCTGTGGCGTGAGGCGCTGCATCTGGTCAACGACGGCGTGGCGACTACCGGTGAAATCGACGATGCGATCCGCTTTGGCGCCGGTTTGCGCTGGTCGTTCATGGGCACGTTTCTGACTTACACGCTGGCCGGTGGTGATGCCGGTATGCGCCACTTCATGTCGCAATTCGGTCCGGCCTTGCAGTTGCCGTGGACGTATCTGCCGGCGCCCGAGCTGACGGACAAGTTGATCGATGATGTGGTGGATGGCACCAGTGAGCAGCTTGGCCGCCACAGCATTTCGGCGCTGGAGCGCTATCGTGATGATTGTTTGCTGGCGGTGCTTGAGGCGGTGAAGATCACCAAGGAAAAGCATGGCATGAGTTTCAGCGAGTAA
- a CDS encoding L-serine ammonia-lyase codes for MAISVFDLFKIGIGPSSSHTVGPMRAAALFVESLRDKHQLEQVRRIEVQLFGSLSATGIGHGSDNAVIMGLMGEWPDAIDPSQIGPRIQALRETHTLLLDGRLSVPFVWARDMRLIDENLPFHPNAMTIVAEGDHGELHHDTYYSVGGGFVVDQAQASSGVVDLDRTELPYDFSSAVELLELCKKNNLRVAELMMANEKVWRSEEEIRAGLMKLWRAMQDCVEQGLKHEGILPGGLNVRRRAAKLHRSLQELNKPNVIGSTLSAMEWVNLFALAVNEENAAGGRMVTAPTNGAAGIIPAVLHYFMKFSEAVTDANVVDYFLGAAAVGILCKKNASISGAEVGCQGEVGSACAMAAAGLAEILGATPEQLCNAAEIGLEHNLGLTCDPVGGLVQVPCIERNAIAAVKAINAAQMALRGDGQHFISLDRVIRTMRDTGADMHDKYKETSRGGLAVSAVEC; via the coding sequence ATGGCTATCAGCGTTTTCGACCTGTTCAAAATCGGCATCGGCCCTTCCAGTTCCCACACCGTCGGGCCGATGCGCGCCGCGGCGTTGTTCGTCGAGTCGCTAAGGGACAAGCACCAGCTGGAACAGGTGCGTCGTATAGAAGTGCAATTGTTCGGATCGTTGTCGGCCACCGGTATCGGTCACGGCAGCGACAACGCGGTGATCATGGGCCTGATGGGCGAATGGCCGGACGCTATCGACCCGTCGCAGATCGGCCCGCGCATTCAGGCGCTGCGTGAAACTCATACCCTTCTATTGGATGGTCGTTTGTCGGTGCCGTTTGTCTGGGCACGGGACATGCGCCTGATCGACGAGAATCTGCCGTTCCATCCCAATGCGATGACGATTGTTGCCGAGGGTGATCACGGTGAACTGCATCACGACACCTACTATTCGGTGGGCGGCGGTTTCGTGGTGGATCAGGCGCAGGCGTCCAGTGGCGTGGTCGATCTGGATCGCACCGAGTTGCCTTATGACTTTTCCAGCGCGGTGGAGCTGCTGGAGCTGTGCAAGAAGAACAACCTGCGCGTCGCCGAATTGATGATGGCCAACGAAAAGGTCTGGCGCAGCGAAGAGGAAATCCGCGCCGGGCTGATGAAGCTGTGGCGGGCGATGCAGGACTGCGTCGAGCAGGGCCTCAAGCACGAAGGCATCCTGCCCGGTGGATTGAATGTGCGTCGGCGCGCGGCGAAGTTGCATCGCAGCCTGCAGGAATTGAACAAGCCCAATGTGATCGGCTCGACGTTGAGTGCGATGGAGTGGGTCAATCTGTTCGCCCTGGCTGTTAATGAAGAGAACGCGGCCGGCGGGCGCATGGTCACGGCGCCGACCAACGGTGCGGCGGGGATCATCCCGGCGGTGTTGCACTACTTTATGAAGTTCAGCGAAGCGGTCACCGACGCCAACGTGGTCGACTATTTCCTCGGTGCGGCGGCGGTAGGGATTCTGTGCAAGAAGAACGCTTCGATCTCGGGTGCCGAAGTCGGCTGCCAGGGCGAGGTCGGTTCAGCCTGCGCGATGGCGGCGGCAGGGCTGGCGGAGATCCTCGGGGCGACGCCGGAGCAACTGTGCAACGCCGCAGAAATCGGTCTGGAGCACAACCTCGGCCTGACCTGCGATCCGGTTGGCGGTCTGGTGCAGGTGCCGTGCATCGAGCGCAATGCGATTGCCGCCGTGAAGGCGATCAACGCGGCGCAAATGGCGTTGCGTGGCGATGGTCAGCACTTTATCTCGCTGGATCGGGTGATCCGTACCATGCGTGATACCGGTGCCGACATGCATGACAAATATAAAGAGACATCGCGCGGTGGCTTGGCGGTCAGTGCTGTTGAGTGCTAA
- the choW gene encoding choline ABC transporter permease subunit, translating to MLIDQKIPLGQYIAGFVEWLTQHGASTFDAIAVTLETMIHGVTFALTWFNPLVLIGLIALIAHLIQRKWGLTAFVIASFLLILNLGYWQETMETLAQVMFATLVCVVIGVPLGIVAAHKPMFYTLMRPVLDLMQTVPTFVYLIPTLTLFGLGVVPGLISTVVFAIAAPIRLTYLGIRDVPQELMDAGKAFGCSRRQLLSRIELPHAMPSIAAGITQCIMLSLSMVVIAALVGADGLGKPVVNALNTADIALGFEAGLAIVLLAIMLDRICKQPDAKVGGDA from the coding sequence ATGCTGATTGATCAGAAAATACCTTTAGGCCAGTACATCGCGGGCTTCGTTGAATGGTTGACGCAACACGGCGCCAGCACCTTCGACGCAATCGCCGTGACCCTGGAAACGATGATCCACGGCGTGACGTTTGCGCTGACCTGGTTCAACCCGCTGGTCTTGATCGGCCTCATCGCTCTGATTGCGCATCTGATCCAGCGCAAATGGGGATTGACCGCTTTCGTTATCGCCTCCTTCCTGCTGATCCTCAATCTGGGGTACTGGCAGGAAACCATGGAAACCCTCGCCCAGGTCATGTTCGCGACCCTGGTCTGCGTGGTCATCGGCGTGCCGTTGGGCATCGTCGCCGCGCACAAACCGATGTTCTACACGTTAATGCGTCCGGTACTCGATCTGATGCAGACCGTACCGACCTTCGTTTACCTCATTCCTACCCTGACCCTCTTCGGGCTGGGCGTGGTGCCGGGCCTGATCTCCACGGTGGTGTTCGCCATCGCTGCGCCGATCCGCCTGACCTACCTGGGCATCCGCGATGTCCCGCAAGAACTGATGGACGCCGGCAAGGCCTTCGGCTGCTCGCGTCGCCAATTGCTCTCACGGATCGAACTGCCTCACGCCATGCCGAGCATCGCTGCCGGCATCACCCAGTGCATCATGCTGTCGTTGTCGATGGTGGTGATCGCGGCACTGGTGGGCGCCGACGGACTCGGCAAACCGGTGGTCAACGCACTGAACACTGCTGATATCGCCCTGGGCTTCGAAGCAGGCCTGGCGATCGTACTGCTGGCGATCATGCTCGACCGTATCTGCAAACAACCCGACGCCAAAGTAGGGGGTGACGCATGA
- the betT gene encoding choline BCCT transporter BetT: MSSASLIKTPPEKVTVNGWVFYTSTALILLLTAILMIAPKEAGSLLGVAQAWLSRSFGWYYMVVIAAYLVFVVGLAFSSYGKLKLGSKDDTPDFSYGAWAGMLFSSGIGISLLYFGASEPLDHYFNPPEGAAATNMAARQAVQLTFLHWGLHGWAIYALVGLAVAYFAYRHNQPLALRSALYPLVGERWVKGAAGHAVDGFGMFVTLLGLVTNLGIGSLQVSSGLENLFGMEHSNTNLLIVIIVMSTVATIAAVSGVENGIRRLSNLNIVLFSGLLIFVLLFGPTLHLLNGFVQNIGDYLNGVVLKTFDLYVYEGDNAKSDRWLGLWTLFYWAWWISWAPFVGMFIARISRGRTVRELVAGVLLIPLGFTLAWLSIFGNSALDLVMNQGAVELGKTALEQPSMAIYQLLEHYPASKIVIGVSIFVGFVLFLTPADSGAVMMANLSCKGGNVDEDAPHWLRIFWSVVITLVTIGLLFAGNFEAMQTMVVLAGLPFSVVLVFFMFGLHKAMRQDVQIEQEQAQLAERGRRGFSERLTQLDLQPSQSVVQRFMDKQVSPALEDAAAQMRAQGLEVQTLLGKSKRCMGVRIEMEEGNPFVYEVSLDGYLATPTESAQSDEARQRYYRAEVYLHNGSQDYDLMGFTQDQITRDVLDQFESHRQLLGRVYS; the protein is encoded by the coding sequence ATGAGTTCTGCCTCGCTTATAAAGACCCCGCCCGAGAAGGTGACGGTCAACGGTTGGGTGTTTTACACCTCTACCGCGCTGATTCTGTTGTTGACCGCCATTCTGATGATCGCCCCGAAAGAGGCTGGCAGTTTGTTGGGTGTGGCTCAGGCCTGGTTGTCGCGCAGCTTCGGCTGGTACTACATGGTGGTGATTGCCGCCTATCTGGTATTTGTCGTGGGCCTGGCGTTTTCCTCGTACGGCAAACTCAAACTGGGCAGCAAGGACGACACCCCGGATTTCAGTTACGGCGCCTGGGCGGGGATGCTGTTCTCGTCGGGTATCGGTATTTCGCTGCTGTATTTCGGCGCTTCCGAGCCACTGGATCACTACTTCAATCCGCCGGAAGGCGCAGCGGCCACCAACATGGCCGCGCGTCAGGCGGTGCAACTGACTTTCCTGCACTGGGGCCTGCACGGCTGGGCGATCTACGCACTGGTAGGTCTGGCCGTGGCGTACTTTGCCTATCGTCATAACCAGCCGCTGGCCCTGCGTTCGGCGCTGTATCCACTGGTGGGTGAGCGTTGGGTCAAAGGCGCGGCCGGTCACGCGGTGGACGGCTTCGGCATGTTCGTGACCCTGCTGGGTCTGGTGACCAACCTGGGGATCGGCTCGCTGCAAGTGTCCTCCGGCCTGGAAAACCTGTTCGGCATGGAGCACAGCAACACCAACCTTTTGATCGTGATCATCGTCATGAGCACCGTGGCAACCATCGCTGCCGTGTCCGGTGTGGAAAACGGCATCCGTCGTCTGTCCAACCTGAACATCGTGCTGTTCAGCGGTCTGCTGATTTTCGTCCTGCTGTTCGGCCCGACCCTGCACCTGCTCAACGGCTTCGTGCAGAACATCGGCGACTACCTCAACGGCGTGGTGCTGAAGACGTTCGACCTGTACGTCTATGAAGGCGACAACGCCAAGTCCGACCGCTGGCTGGGTCTGTGGACTCTGTTCTACTGGGCGTGGTGGATTTCCTGGGCCCCATTTGTAGGCATGTTCATTGCGCGTATTTCCCGTGGTCGTACCGTGCGCGAACTGGTCGCCGGCGTGCTGCTGATTCCGCTGGGCTTCACCCTGGCCTGGCTGTCGATCTTCGGTAACTCGGCACTGGATCTGGTGATGAACCAGGGGGCGGTCGAGCTTGGCAAGACGGCGCTGGAACAGCCGTCGATGGCCATCTATCAGTTGCTTGAGCATTACCCGGCGTCGAAAATCGTCATCGGTGTGTCGATCTTTGTTGGCTTCGTGCTGTTCCTGACCCCGGCCGACTCCGGCGCGGTAATGATGGCGAATCTGTCCTGCAAGGGCGGCAACGTCGACGAAGATGCGCCGCACTGGCTGCGAATCTTCTGGTCGGTCGTGATCACCCTGGTGACCATCGGCCTGCTGTTTGCCGGTAACTTCGAAGCCATGCAAACCATGGTGGTGCTGGCCGGTCTGCCGTTCTCGGTGGTGCTGGTGTTCTTCATGTTCGGCCTGCACAAGGCAATGCGTCAGGACGTGCAGATCGAACAGGAGCAGGCGCAACTGGCTGAACGTGGTCGTCGCGGTTTCAGCGAGCGTCTGACGCAACTGGACCTGCAACCGAGCCAATCGGTGGTGCAGCGTTTCATGGACAAGCAGGTCAGCCCGGCGCTGGAAGACGCTGCCGCGCAAATGCGTGCGCAGGGTCTGGAAGTGCAAACGCTTTTGGGTAAATCCAAGCGTTGCATGGGCGTGCGCATCGAGATGGAAGAGGGCAACCCGTTCGTTTACGAAGTGAGCCTGGACGGTTATCTGGCGACCCCGACCGAATCGGCCCAGTCCGATGAAGCGCGCCAGCGTTACTACCGCGCCGAGGTGTATTTGCACAACGGCAGCCAGGATTACGACCTGATGGGCTTCACGCAGGATCAGATCACACGCGATGTGCTCGATCAGTTTGAAAGCCATCGGCAACTCCTTGGCCGGGTGTACAGCTAA
- the betI gene encoding transcriptional regulator BetI, with the protein MPKVGMQPIRRQQLIEATLQAVDQVGMGDASIALIARLAGVSNGIISHYFQDKNGLIAATMRYLMNVLSENVTARRQALADSSPRAHLQVIIEGNFDASQVNGPAMKTWLAFWATSMHQPSLHRLQRINDHRLYSNLCCEFRRVLPLEDARTAARGLAALIDGLWLRGALSGDAFDTAQAQQIAYEYMDFQLAKKVS; encoded by the coding sequence ATGCCCAAGGTCGGTATGCAACCCATCCGCCGCCAACAACTGATCGAAGCCACTTTGCAGGCGGTCGATCAGGTCGGAATGGGGGACGCCAGCATTGCGCTGATCGCCCGTTTGGCCGGTGTCTCGAATGGCATCATCAGTCATTACTTTCAGGACAAGAACGGCCTGATTGCCGCCACGATGCGGTATCTGATGAACGTCCTCAGCGAGAACGTCACCGCGCGCCGTCAGGCGCTGGCAGACAGCAGCCCACGGGCGCATCTGCAGGTGATCATCGAAGGCAACTTCGACGCCAGCCAGGTCAATGGCCCGGCAATGAAAACCTGGCTGGCCTTCTGGGCCACCAGCATGCACCAGCCGTCTTTGCACAGGTTGCAGCGGATCAACGATCACCGTCTGTATTCCAACCTGTGCTGCGAGTTCCGCCGTGTGCTGCCGCTCGAAGATGCGCGCACCGCAGCGCGTGGCCTGGCAGCGTTGATTGATGGCTTGTGGTTGCGCGGCGCTTTGTCGGGAGACGCTTTCGACACGGCGCAGGCGCAACAGATCGCTTACGAATACATGGATTTCCAATTGGCCAAGAAGGTGAGCTAG
- a CDS encoding choline ABC transporter substrate-binding protein, which produces MKGSPSLLLAAMLSLPLLAQAAEPAQCITVNFSDVGWTDITATTATTSVVLNALGYKTKTTMISVPVTYKSLADGKNMDVFLGNWMPTMENDIKAYREAGTVETVRTNLKGAKYTLAVPQALYDKGLHDFADIAKFKKELDGKIYGIEPGNDGNRLIQSMIDKDAFGLKTAGFKVVESSEAGMLSQVDRAQKRDTAVVFLGWAPHPMNKRFKIQYLTGGDDFFGPDFGAATVATNTRKGYATECSNVGQLLKNLEFTVDMESELMGNILDDKMKPDAAAKAWLKKNPQVLDTWLAGVTTIDGKPGLEAVKAKLQ; this is translated from the coding sequence ATGAAAGGTTCCCCGTCGTTGTTGTTGGCCGCCATGCTGAGTCTGCCGTTACTGGCTCAAGCTGCAGAACCGGCGCAGTGCATTACCGTTAACTTCTCCGATGTCGGCTGGACCGACATCACCGCCACCACCGCTACCACCTCCGTTGTCCTCAACGCCCTCGGCTACAAGACCAAGACCACCATGATCTCCGTGCCCGTGACCTACAAGTCGCTGGCCGACGGCAAGAACATGGACGTGTTCCTCGGTAACTGGATGCCGACCATGGAGAACGACATCAAGGCTTACCGCGAAGCTGGCACCGTGGAAACCGTGCGCACCAACCTCAAGGGTGCCAAGTACACCCTCGCCGTGCCGCAAGCCCTGTATGACAAGGGTCTGCATGACTTCGCCGACATCGCCAAATTCAAGAAAGAACTCGACGGCAAGATCTACGGCATCGAGCCTGGCAACGACGGCAACCGTCTGATCCAGAGCATGATCGACAAAGACGCCTTCGGCCTGAAAACCGCCGGTTTCAAAGTCGTCGAATCCTCCGAAGCGGGCATGCTCTCGCAGGTTGACCGCGCGCAGAAACGCGACACCGCCGTGGTCTTCCTCGGCTGGGCGCCGCACCCGATGAACAAGCGCTTCAAGATTCAATACCTGACCGGTGGCGATGACTTCTTCGGCCCGGATTTCGGTGCTGCAACCGTGGCGACCAACACTCGCAAGGGCTACGCCACCGAGTGCAGCAACGTCGGTCAGTTGCTGAAAAATCTGGAGTTCACTGTCGACATGGAAAGTGAACTGATGGGCAACATCCTCGACGACAAGATGAAGCCTGACGCGGCCGCCAAGGCCTGGCTGAAAAAGAATCCACAGGTGCTCGATACCTGGCTCGCTGGCGTGACCACCATTGACGGTAAACCTGGCCTGGAGGCCGTGAAAGCCAAACTGCAGTAA